In Rhodospirillales bacterium, a genomic segment contains:
- a CDS encoding two pore domain potassium channel family protein: MTKEQPAGHFVSIRRLVRSLYHAVQEPEVQGVLMLAATLILIATIFYWLVEGWSFLDAAYFSVVTIATVGYGDLAPQTALGKLFTIGYLFAGIGLFAAAVTALAQATLRSARPPKG, encoded by the coding sequence ATGACCAAAGAACAACCTGCGGGCCACTTCGTCAGCATCCGGCGCCTGGTCCGAAGCCTTTATCACGCTGTTCAGGAACCCGAGGTGCAGGGCGTACTCATGCTCGCCGCCACACTCATTCTCATCGCGACGATCTTCTATTGGTTGGTAGAAGGATGGTCGTTTCTGGATGCCGCCTACTTTTCGGTCGTCACGATTGCCACCGTCGGCTACGGAGATCTAGCCCCGCAAACCGCGCTCGGCAAACTCTTCACGATCGGCTACCTCTTCGCGGGCATCGGGCTCTTCGCCGCCGCCGTGACTGCCCTTGCCCAAGCCACGCTGCGCAGCGCGCGGCCGCCCAAGGGATGA
- a CDS encoding MMPL family transporter, whose product MIEVVRSVPRRLLLWWTFVVGRFAWPVVVASAAVTVAAAAYVIANFAINTSHADMFSEDLPFQRIEKRLNAAFPQEKNSVVVVIGAPTPGLADDAGDRLAARLAERPHLFPHVFDLQGSAFFRRNGLLYLDVDALYALADRLLEAQPFIDALWRDPSLRGLAALLAAAADATVETPADVPFDLSPILNDIAAVAEATAAERPGSLSWQRLMGGGAVQEAQRRVFQVSIALDYSRFRPAQAAVDTIRSAAAELGYTPERGYRVRLTGPGALNDDELQSVSIGVGLAGVVSLVLIVGLLLICFRSPRLLVASLFTLIAGLIWTAAFAVAAVGTLNLISVAFAVLFIGLGVDFGIHYALAYRECKEAGGDHTAALQATARRVGAGIPLSAIAAAIGFYAFLPTNYTGLAELGLIAGTGMIIALFASFTVLPAWMTIIEPRLRKPVPWEATAQLDAANWIRRHHRPILASAAALAVVSAALVPLARFDFDPLNLKDRDSESVATLLEMAVAKPTSIYAVSVLANDLESAAALAPKLAALDAVQSTRTLASFVPANQDEKLDIIDNLALFLGPTFAASPAPAPDEGETVLALQDLQDRLQRLADRRDGPTAEAAARLRSALEALMEQRARKPDVLGELEDRLLGGLHGRLDTLRRSLAAEPVALESLPIDLRERWVAPGGEARLEVYPAPGISTSQDALRSFVEQIQAVAPDAAGPPVIILEAGKAVVRAFLEAAAIAIIAIAAMLAIVFRRKSDIVIVFTPLALAALLTVAASVVIGIPFNFANVIVLPLLFGIGVAGSLHLVVGEARGIAAGARAGQVMGSSTPRAVVFSALTTIASFGSLALSQHPGTSGMGVLLTVAIGLTLVCTIIVLPALLVVAEHARQP is encoded by the coding sequence GTGATCGAAGTTGTGCGTTCCGTGCCCCGACGGCTGTTGTTGTGGTGGACTTTCGTTGTCGGCCGATTCGCGTGGCCGGTAGTCGTCGCCAGCGCCGCTGTCACTGTTGCCGCGGCCGCGTACGTCATCGCCAACTTTGCGATCAACACATCGCACGCGGACATGTTTTCCGAAGACCTGCCGTTCCAGCGCATCGAGAAGCGTCTGAACGCTGCGTTTCCTCAGGAGAAGAACAGCGTCGTCGTGGTGATCGGCGCTCCGACGCCAGGTCTGGCGGATGACGCCGGGGACAGGCTGGCGGCCCGTCTGGCGGAGCGTCCCCATCTGTTCCCGCACGTCTTCGATCTTCAAGGAAGCGCGTTCTTTCGCCGCAACGGTCTCCTCTACCTCGACGTCGACGCGCTTTATGCGCTCGCCGACCGTCTTCTGGAGGCGCAGCCGTTCATCGACGCCCTGTGGCGGGACCCGTCCTTGCGCGGCCTCGCCGCTCTCCTCGCCGCGGCTGCCGATGCAACTGTCGAAACGCCTGCCGATGTTCCTTTCGATCTGAGCCCGATTCTGAACGATATCGCGGCCGTCGCCGAAGCAACGGCGGCGGAACGGCCCGGCAGCCTGTCGTGGCAACGCCTGATGGGCGGCGGCGCCGTCCAAGAGGCGCAGCGGCGCGTCTTCCAGGTCAGCATCGCCCTTGACTACAGCCGGTTCCGGCCGGCGCAAGCGGCTGTCGACACCATTCGCAGCGCCGCCGCCGAGCTTGGATATACGCCGGAACGAGGCTACCGCGTTCGCCTCACCGGGCCCGGGGCGCTGAACGACGATGAGCTGCAGAGCGTCTCCATCGGCGTTGGGCTTGCCGGCGTGGTGTCATTGGTGCTGATCGTCGGCCTCCTGCTCATTTGCTTTCGCTCGCCGCGCCTGCTCGTGGCCTCTCTGTTCACGCTCATCGCCGGCCTGATCTGGACCGCGGCATTCGCGGTCGCAGCGGTTGGGACGTTGAACCTCATCTCCGTCGCGTTCGCGGTGCTGTTCATCGGCCTTGGCGTCGACTTCGGCATCCACTACGCGCTCGCTTATCGTGAATGCAAGGAGGCCGGCGGCGATCACACGGCGGCTCTGCAGGCGACCGCGCGGCGCGTCGGCGCCGGCATCCCGTTGAGCGCGATCGCCGCCGCGATCGGTTTCTACGCGTTCCTGCCGACCAACTACACCGGGCTTGCCGAGCTCGGGCTGATCGCCGGGACCGGTATGATCATCGCCCTGTTTGCAAGCTTCACAGTCCTGCCGGCCTGGATGACGATCATCGAGCCGCGACTACGGAAGCCGGTTCCATGGGAAGCAACCGCCCAACTCGACGCCGCCAACTGGATCCGCCGCCACCACCGGCCTATCCTGGCAAGCGCGGCAGCGCTGGCGGTGGTTTCGGCGGCGCTGGTGCCGCTGGCGCGCTTCGATTTCGATCCGCTCAACCTCAAGGACAGGGACAGCGAATCCGTTGCGACGCTGCTGGAGATGGCGGTGGCCAAGCCGACCAGCATCTATGCCGTCTCGGTGCTGGCGAACGATCTGGAGTCGGCGGCAGCGCTGGCGCCAAAACTGGCCGCGCTCGACGCCGTCCAGAGCACCCGGACCCTCGCCAGCTTCGTGCCCGCCAATCAGGACGAGAAGCTCGACATCATCGACAATCTCGCCCTGTTCCTGGGGCCGACGTTCGCTGCTTCGCCGGCGCCGGCGCCGGACGAGGGTGAGACCGTGCTCGCGCTCCAGGACCTTCAAGACCGCCTGCAACGTCTGGCGGACCGGCGCGACGGGCCGACGGCAGAGGCGGCGGCGAGACTGCGCAGCGCCCTGGAGGCGCTGATGGAACAGCGGGCGCGGAAGCCCGACGTCCTTGGCGAGCTTGAAGACCGGCTGCTCGGCGGCCTCCACGGTCGTCTCGATACATTGCGGAGATCTCTCGCTGCGGAACCCGTAGCCCTGGAGTCGTTGCCGATCGACCTGCGCGAGCGCTGGGTGGCGCCCGGCGGCGAAGCTCGGTTGGAGGTTTACCCGGCGCCTGGCATCTCCACCTCGCAGGACGCGCTCCGCAGCTTCGTCGAGCAGATCCAGGCCGTCGCTCCCGACGCAGCCGGCCCTCCGGTCATCATTCTGGAGGCGGGGAAGGCAGTGGTGCGGGCTTTTCTTGAAGCCGCCGCGATCGCCATCATCGCCATCGCCGCAATGCTCGCCATCGTCTTCAGGCGCAAATCCGACATTGTCATCGTGTTCACTCCGCTCGCCTTGGCCGCACTGCTGACCGTGGCGGCATCGGTGGTGATCGGCATCCCCTTCAATTTCGCCAACGTCATCGTGCTGCCGCTGCTCTTCGGGATTGGTGTCGCCGGCAGCCTCCACCTCGTCGTCGGAGAGGCTAGGGGCATTGCGGCCGGCGCCAGGGCCGGTCAAGTCATGGGGTCGAGCACGCCACGTGCCGTCGTATTCAGCGCGCTCACCACGATCGCGTCGTTCGGCAGTCTGGCGCTGTCCCAGCATCCGGGCACGTCGGGCATGGGCGTCCTGTTGACGGTCGCCATCGGCCTCACGCTCGTCTGCACCATCATCGTGCTGCCGGCGTTGTTGGTGGTGGCGGAACATGCCCGACAGCCGTAA
- a CDS encoding 50S ribosomal protein L32, whose protein sequence is MAVPRKKTSKSKQGLRRSHHTLDGSTYVEDKESGELRRPHHIDPTTGKYRGREVLKVK, encoded by the coding sequence ATGGCGGTACCGAGAAAGAAGACCTCGAAGTCGAAGCAGGGCCTGCGCCGGTCCCACCACACGCTCGACGGCTCGACCTACGTCGAGGACAAGGAGTCGGGCGAACTGAGGCGGCCGCATCACATCGATCCGACGACCGGCAAGTACCGCGGCCGCGAGGTGCTGAAAGTCAAATAG
- the hisI gene encoding phosphoribosyl-AMP cyclohydrolase, with protein sequence MPGDATDVFAERESVEQVEEGDRLAPKFDADGLIPVVTTDAASGEVLMHAYMNAEALTETIRRGEAFYWSRSRQCLWHKGATSGFVQKVVELRIDDDQDAVWLRVRVEGEASCHVGYRSCFYRSIPVGGSADASLRLSFEETAKTFDPQEVYGDAPNPTRL encoded by the coding sequence ATGCCAGGTGATGCGACAGACGTATTTGCCGAGCGCGAGAGCGTCGAGCAAGTCGAGGAAGGAGACAGGCTCGCGCCGAAGTTCGACGCAGACGGGCTGATCCCGGTGGTCACCACCGACGCCGCGAGCGGCGAGGTCCTGATGCACGCCTACATGAACGCCGAGGCGCTCACCGAGACGATCCGCCGGGGCGAAGCGTTCTATTGGAGCCGCAGCCGCCAGTGCCTGTGGCACAAGGGCGCGACCAGCGGCTTCGTGCAGAAGGTCGTCGAACTGCGCATCGACGACGATCAGGACGCCGTCTGGCTGCGTGTTCGCGTCGAGGGCGAGGCCAGTTGTCACGTCGGCTACCGGTCGTGCTTTTATCGCTCGATCCCGGTAGGCGGCTCCGCCGACGCGTCGTTGCGCCTGTCGTTCGAGGAGACGGCCAAGACCTTCGATCCGCAAGAGGTCTACGGTGACGCTCCCAATCCCACCCGGCTCTGA
- a CDS encoding ABC transporter substrate-binding protein, which produces MRLWLAALAAFALYAGGQALAQTNEARTGEPAAVVAQFHDALLDVWKDADKSPAAERFDRLAPAVKQAFDLQRMMRGAAGSSWGKATPEQRVQLVEAFTRYSVATYVDRFDAYDGQTFQTIGTQPVAEDQVLVETRIVQPSAEPVSLTYVMNREADQWRIVDVRYVYEGKAGNEIPRLHGEFRQTLRTGGPDLLVERLNALADQRLAGTGGQ; this is translated from the coding sequence ATGCGCTTGTGGTTAGCGGCCCTTGCGGCCTTCGCCCTATACGCCGGCGGTCAGGCGCTGGCCCAGACGAACGAGGCCCGGACAGGCGAACCGGCCGCCGTCGTAGCACAGTTCCATGACGCGCTGCTCGACGTGTGGAAGGACGCGGACAAGAGCCCGGCGGCGGAACGCTTCGATCGGCTGGCGCCGGCCGTGAAGCAGGCGTTCGACCTGCAGCGCATGATGCGTGGAGCGGCCGGCTCGAGCTGGGGCAAAGCCACCCCTGAGCAGCGTGTGCAGCTGGTGGAGGCTTTCACCCGCTACAGCGTCGCCACCTACGTCGATCGCTTCGACGCCTATGACGGGCAAACATTCCAGACGATCGGCACGCAGCCGGTGGCTGAAGACCAGGTCCTTGTCGAGACGCGCATCGTGCAGCCCAGCGCCGAGCCGGTGTCGTTGACGTACGTGATGAACCGGGAGGCGGACCAGTGGCGGATCGTCGACGTCCGCTACGTGTATGAAGGGAAAGCGGGCAACGAGATCCCGCGCCTGCACGGGGAATTCCGCCAAACCCTCAGGACCGGCGGTCCCGACTTGCTGGTGGAGAGACTGAACGCGCTCGCCGACCAGCGCCTCGCCGGCACCGGCGGCCAATGA